From Epinephelus lanceolatus isolate andai-2023 chromosome 2, ASM4190304v1, whole genome shotgun sequence, one genomic window encodes:
- the dkk3a gene encoding dickkopf-related protein 3a has translation MTRVALLVLALTAVCNGILPEIVDSGISHILEDNPAQGQTELDRMFVEVEQLPDDPQQKPEDAFHQTNNESVSPSPHPNNLPPSHHNETAADNVIDNESVHTSAEQETNNITVTAAVQSSDLGNNIDHGCISDGDCGKGKYCLSDKRNSKCLPCKAVDVSCTKDKECCGEQLCVWGQCTLNATKGEAGSTCQYQTDCSPDLCCLFHKALLFPVCSAKPIERERCFGASNHLLELLSWDTQDEGPRKHCPCAGGLHCQHLGRGSMCLKGEDSSEEDLTDSLYSEIDYII, from the exons atgacaCGAGTCGCCCTGCTAGTTTTGGCTCTCACAGCAGTCTGCAATGGCATCCTCCCTGAGATAGTGGACTCAGGCATCAGTCACATCCTGGAGGATAATCCTGCCCAGGGACAGACGGAGCTGGACCGCATGTTTGTGGAAGTGGAGCAGCTGCCAGATGATCCGCAGCAGAAGCCTGAGGATGCATTTCATCAA ACGAACAACGAGAGTGTCAGTCCCAGCCCTCATCCCAATAACCTTCCTCCAAGTCATCACAATGAAACTGCAGCTGATAATGTGATTGATAACGAGTCTGTCCACACCTCAGCAGAGCAG GAGACAAACAACATCACTGTGACCGCAGCCGTCCAGTCCAGTGACCTCGGGAACAATATTGATCAT GGATGCATCAGTGATGGGGACTGTGGGAAGGGAAAGTATTGCCTTTCTGACAAACGCAACTCCAAGTGTCTGCCTTGCAAAGCTGTGGATGTG TCCTGCACTAAGGATAAGGAGTGTTGTGGTGAGCAGTTGTGCGTATGGGGTCAGTGCACTCTGAATGCAACCAAAGGAGAGGCTGGCAGCACTTGTCAGTACCAGACCGACTGCAGCCCAGACCTCTGCTGTCTTTTCCATAAAG CCCTGCTCTTTCCCGTCTGCTCGGCCAAGCCCATTGAGCGTGAGCGCTGCTTCGGTGCATCCAACCATCTGTTGGAGCTGTTGTCCTGGGACACGCAGGACGAGGGACCCAGGAAACACTGTCCCTGTGCAGGAGGTCTGCACTGCCAGCACCTGGG GCGAGGGTCCATGTGCCTTAAAGGAGAGGACTCGAGTGAAGAGGACCTGACGGACAGTCTGTACTCAGAGATAGACTATATCATCTAG
- the usp47 gene encoding ubiquitin carboxyl-terminal hydrolase 47 isoform X1 has protein sequence MEMVPSEENQFVPKEGVFWSSRQSIFDEMKRISQIQNAAEEPRVLCIIQDITSAKTVNERLTLNLPASTTLSKLYEDVAHKAGYVKATFDLAWGNTQDMAPLDHSSEMSLSDSGFEPGGKRNFLQLTDKDGEQPQIASDESGTADSSGLDDSSQERFIGPLPRDGTAGCSGDYSSPSYSYSSILNKSETGYVGLVNQAMTCYLNSLLQTLFMTPEFRNALYNWEFEESEEDPVTSIPYQLQRLFVLLQTSKKRAIETTDVTRSFGWDSSEAWQQHDVQELCRVMFDALEQKWKQTEQADLINQLYQGKLKDYVRCLECGYESWRIDTYLDIPLVIRPFGASQAYGSVEEALQAFIQPETLDGPNQYFCERCKKKCDARKGLRFLHFPYLLTLQLKRFDFDYTTMHRIKLNDRMTFPEELDMSPFIDVEDEKSPQTESCTDSGAENEGSCHSDQMSNDFSTDDCVDEGICLDSTSSTERVLKPKSLLTFELFSVMVHSGSAAGGHYYACIKSFSDGQWYSFNDQHVSKITQDDIRKTYGGSSGSRGYYSSAFASSTNAYMLIYRLKDPSRNAKYSAVEDFPEHIKNLVQKEKESEEQEKRQREIERNTCKIKLFCMHPVKMMMESKLEVHKDKTLREATEMAYKLMELDGVVSLDCCRLVKYDEFHEYLERSYEGEEDTPMGLLLGGVKSSYMFDLLLETRKPEQVFQPYKPGEVMVKVHVVDLKSETIATPISVRAYLNQTITEFKQLIAQATGLSAENMRVVLERCYNDLRLLYVPNKTLKAEGFFRSNKVFIESSESTDHEVAFTDSLLWKLLDRHGNTIRLLVLLPEQSPGTLANRTLCQKVGGDSDAPFEGSKGNRKSVEAILEESTEKLKNLSLQQQQGSSTSDSQKSSDASDFEHIESPTQEADSNSSLCVAADNRELENRIRATAGGSSGASSDPENHFACEERSDSEVNNDRSTSSVDSDILSSSHSSDTLCNADSGPIQLANGLDSHSITSSRRSKAHEGKKETWDTAEEDSGTDSEYDDNGKSKAEAQYLYFRTEPCSQDDSSSDAQKSLVVHVDKRITLAAFKQNLEPYVGVTSTQFKVFRVYANNQEFESVRLNETLSSFSDDNKITIRLGRALKKGEYRVKVYQLLVNETEPCKFLVDTVFAKAMTVRQSKEELLPQLKEQCKLDLSIDSVRLRKKTWKNPGTVFLDYHVYEEDISISSNWEVFLEVLNEPEKMKSMSQLAVLTRRWSPATMKLGPFQEVILESSSVEELKEKLSEMSNIPLENLEFAKGRGTFPCDISVLEIHQDLDWNPKVSTLNVWPLYICDDGAVVFYRDSTEEPMELSEEERNELMKKESSRLLKTGHRVSYSPRKEKALKIYLDGGPAKDPGQD, from the exons ATGGAAATGGTGCCTAGCGAGGAGAACCAGTTCGTACCCAAAGAG GGTGTGTTTTGGAGTAGCAGACAGAGTATTtttgatgagatgaagaggatCTCTCAG ATCCAAAATGCAGCTGAGGAGCCCAGAGTGCTGTGTATCATTCAGGACATCACCAGTGCGAAGACGGTCAATGAGAGGCTGACCCTCAACCTGCCTGCTTCCACCACCCTCTCCAAACTCTATGAAGATgttgcccacaaagcaggataTGTGAAAGCCACCTTTGACCTTGCCTGGGGAAATACGCAGGATATG GCACCACTGGACCACAGCAGTGAGATGTCCCTCTCAGATTCGGGGTTTGAGCCTGGTGGTAAGAGGAATTTCCTCCAGCTCACCGACAAAGATGGAGAGCAGCCTCAGATTGCATCG GATGAGTCAGGAACAGCAGATAGCAGTGGACTGGATGACAGCTCCCAAGAGAGGTTTATTGGGCCCCTGCCGAGAGACGGCACTGCAGGCTGCAGTGGTGACTACAGCAGTCCATCTTACTCCTACTCGTCCATCCTCAACAAATCTGAAACAG GTTACGTGGGCTTGGTCAACCAAGCTATGACCTGCTATTTGAACAGTCTTCTACAAACACTGTTCATGACGCCAGAGTTCAGAAATGCGCTCTACAA CTGGGAGTTTGAGGAGTCTGAAGAGGATCCAGTCACCAGTATCCCCTACCAGCTGCAAAGGCTGTTTGTTCTGCTGCAGACCAGTAAGAAACGGGCGATCGAGACCACTGATGTGACGCGGAGCTTTGGCTGGGACAGCAGCGAGG CTTGGCAGCAGCATGACGTCCAGGAGCTGTGCAGGGTCATGTTTGATGCCCTGGAGCAAAAGTGGAAGCAGACAGAGCAG GCTGACCTGATCAACCAGCTGTACCAGGGGAAGCTGAAGGATTATGTCCGTTGTCTGGAGTGTGGCTATGAGAGCTGGAGGATTGATACGTACCTGGACATCCCTCTCGTGATCAGACCCTTCGGAGCCAGCCAGGCATACGGCAGTGTG GAAGAGGCTTTGCAGGCATTCATCCAACCAGAAACCCTGGATGGGCCCAATCAGTACTTCTGTGAACGCTGCAAAAAGAAATGTGATGCACGGAAG GGTCTGAGATTTCTGCACTTTCCGTACCTGCTGACACTTCAGCTGAAGCGGTTTGATTTTGACTACACCACTATGCATCGCATCAAGCTTAATGACCGCATGACTTTCCCTGAGGAGCTCGACATGAGTCCATTCATCGATGTAGAGGATGAG AAGTCGCCTCAGACAGAGAGCTGCACTGACAGCGGAGCAGAGAATGAAGGGAGTTGCCACAGCGACCAGATGAGCAACGATTTCTCCACCGATGATTGTGTGGATGAGGGCATCTGCTTGGACAGcaccagcagcacagagagggTGTTGAAGCCAAAG AGTTTGCTGACCTTTGAGCTGTTCTCCGTCATGGTCCATTCTGGGAGCGCTGCGGGTGGCCACTACTACGCCTGCATCAAGTCCTTCAGTGATGGCCAGTGGTACAGTTTCAATGATCAACATGTTAGCAAG ATCACACAAGATGATATCAGGAAGACGTATGGGGGGTCCTCAGGGAGCAGAGGCTATTATTCCAGTGCCTTTGCCAG CTCGACAAATGCATATATGTTGATTTACAGATTGAAAGATCCCTCAAGGAATGCAA AGTATTCAGCTGTGGAAGACTTCCCAGAGCACATAAAGAATCTGGTTCAGAAGGAGAAAGAGTCTGAAGAGCAGGAGAAGCGACAGAGGGAGATTGAGCGCAACACTTGCAAG ATAAAGCTGTTCTGCATGCATCCTGTGAAGATGATGATGGAGAGCAAGCTGGAAGTACACAAGGACAAAACTCTCAGAGAAGCAACAGAGATGGCCTACAAG CTAATGGAGCTGGATGGAGTGGTGTCTCTGGACTGCTGCCGCTTGGTAAAGTATGATGAGTTCCACGAGTACCTGGAGCGCTCCTACGAAGGTGAGGAGGACACGCCGATGGGCCTGCTGCTGGGAGGAGTCAAGTCCTCATATATGTTCGACCTGCTGCTCGAGACCCGCAAACCAGAGCAAGTGTTCCAGCCTTACAAACCTGGAG AGGTAATGGTGAAGGTTCATGTTGTGGATCTGAAGAGCGAGACCATCGCCACTCCAATCAGTGTTCGGGCGTACTTGAACCAGACGATCACTGAATTCAAACAGCTTATTGCACAG GCTACAGGGCTATCTGCAGAAAACATGCGTGTGGTCCTGGAGCGCTGCTACAATGATCTCCGACTCCTGTATGTTCCAAACAAGACACTGAAAGCTGAGGGGTTCTTCAGGAGTAACAAG gtttttatAGAGAGCTCTGAGTCGACAGATCATGAGGTTGCTTTCACTGACTCGCTCTTGTGGAAACTGTTGGATCGTCACGGGAATACGATCCGGCTCTTGGTCTTGCTGCCTGAGCAGTCTCCTGGTACCTTGGCCAACAGGACTCTTTGCCAAAAAGTAGGAGGTGACTCTGATGCGCCCTTTGAGGGTTCAAAGGGTAATAGGAAATCTGTAGAGGCGATCCTGGAGGAGAGCACAGAAAAGTTAAAGAatctgtctctgcagcagcagcagggctcCAGCACCAGTGACAGCCAGAAAAGCTCTGACGCCAGCGACTTTGAACATATCGAATCCCCGACCCAAGAGGCCGACTCAAACTCTTCACTGTGTGTGGCCGCAGACAACAGAGAGTTAGAGAACCGGATCAGGGCCACAGCCGGGGGTAGCAGCGGTGCCTCCTCTGACCCCGAGAACCACTTTGCCTGTGAGGAGCGCTCGGACTCTGAGGTGAACAATGACCGCAGCACAAGCTCAGTGGACAGCGACATCCTGAGCTCCAGCCACAGCAGTGACACGCTGTGCAATGCAGACAGCGGGCCCATACAGCTGGCCAACGGCTTGGACTCGCACAGCATCACAAGTAGCCGTCGCTCCAAAGCCCATGAGGGCAAAAAAGAGACCTGGGACACTGCTGAAGAAGACTCTGGGACAGACAGCGAGTATGACGACAATGGGAAGAGCAAGGCGGAGGCTCAGTACCTGTACTTCAGAACAGAGCCGTGTTCTCAGGATGACTCCTCGTCTGATGCACAAAAAT CTCTAGTGGTTCACGTGGACAAGAGAATAACATTAGCAGCATTTAAGCAGAACCTGGAGCCCTACGTGGGAGTCACTTCCACCCAGTTCAAGGTGTTTCGGGTATACGCCAACAACCAGGAGTTTGAGAGCGTACGGCTCAATGAAACACTGTCGTCATTCTCTGATGACAACAAG ATAACCATTCGACTAGGAAGAGCACTGAAAAAGGGTGAATACAGAGTGAAAGTGTATCAACTATTAGTGAATGAAACAGAG CCCTGCAAGTTCCTCGTGGACACGGTGTTTGCCAAGGCCATGACTGTCAGACAGTCTAAAGAGGAGCTGCTCCCTCAGTTGAAAGAGCAGTGCAAGCTTGACCTAAGCATTGACAG tgttcgTCTCAGGAAAAAGACATGGAAGAACCCAGGCACGGTGTTTCTGGACTACCATGTCTATGAAGAAGACATCAGCATCTCCTCCAACTGGGAAGTCTTCTTGGAAGTTCTTAATG AACCAGAGAAGATGAAGTCCATGTCGCAGCTGGCTGTCCTGACCCGGAGGTGGAGCCCCGCCACGATGAAGCTGGGGCCCTTCCAGGAAGTTATTCTGGAGAGCAGCAGTGTAGAAGAACTCAAGGAGAAG CTTAGTGAAATGAGCAATATTCCTCTGGAAAACCTGGAGTTTGCAAAG GGTAGAGGAACATTTCCTTGTGATATTTCCGTGTTGGAGATTCATCAGGATTTGGACTGGAACCCAAAAGTGTCGACTCTAAATGTGTGGCCTCTGTACATCTGTGACGACGGAGCAGTGGTCTTCTACAG GGACAGCACAGAGGAACCTATGGAGCTGTCAGAGGAGGAGCGCAATGAGCTGATGAAGAAGGAGAGCAGCCGTCTGCTCAAGACTGGACATCGTGTCAGCTACTCACCACGCAAGGAGAAGGCCCTCAAGATCTACCTGGACGGAGGCCCTGCCAAAGACCCGGGGCAGGACTGA
- the usp47 gene encoding ubiquitin carboxyl-terminal hydrolase 47 isoform X2: MEMVPSEENQFVPKEIQNAAEEPRVLCIIQDITSAKTVNERLTLNLPASTTLSKLYEDVAHKAGYVKATFDLAWGNTQDMAPLDHSSEMSLSDSGFEPGGKRNFLQLTDKDGEQPQIASDESGTADSSGLDDSSQERFIGPLPRDGTAGCSGDYSSPSYSYSSILNKSETGYVGLVNQAMTCYLNSLLQTLFMTPEFRNALYNWEFEESEEDPVTSIPYQLQRLFVLLQTSKKRAIETTDVTRSFGWDSSEAWQQHDVQELCRVMFDALEQKWKQTEQADLINQLYQGKLKDYVRCLECGYESWRIDTYLDIPLVIRPFGASQAYGSVEEALQAFIQPETLDGPNQYFCERCKKKCDARKGLRFLHFPYLLTLQLKRFDFDYTTMHRIKLNDRMTFPEELDMSPFIDVEDEKSPQTESCTDSGAENEGSCHSDQMSNDFSTDDCVDEGICLDSTSSTERVLKPKSLLTFELFSVMVHSGSAAGGHYYACIKSFSDGQWYSFNDQHVSKITQDDIRKTYGGSSGSRGYYSSAFASSTNAYMLIYRLKDPSRNAKYSAVEDFPEHIKNLVQKEKESEEQEKRQREIERNTCKIKLFCMHPVKMMMESKLEVHKDKTLREATEMAYKLMELDGVVSLDCCRLVKYDEFHEYLERSYEGEEDTPMGLLLGGVKSSYMFDLLLETRKPEQVFQPYKPGEVMVKVHVVDLKSETIATPISVRAYLNQTITEFKQLIAQATGLSAENMRVVLERCYNDLRLLYVPNKTLKAEGFFRSNKVFIESSESTDHEVAFTDSLLWKLLDRHGNTIRLLVLLPEQSPGTLANRTLCQKVGGDSDAPFEGSKGNRKSVEAILEESTEKLKNLSLQQQQGSSTSDSQKSSDASDFEHIESPTQEADSNSSLCVAADNRELENRIRATAGGSSGASSDPENHFACEERSDSEVNNDRSTSSVDSDILSSSHSSDTLCNADSGPIQLANGLDSHSITSSRRSKAHEGKKETWDTAEEDSGTDSEYDDNGKSKAEAQYLYFRTEPCSQDDSSSDAQKSLVVHVDKRITLAAFKQNLEPYVGVTSTQFKVFRVYANNQEFESVRLNETLSSFSDDNKITIRLGRALKKGEYRVKVYQLLVNETEPCKFLVDTVFAKAMTVRQSKEELLPQLKEQCKLDLSIDSVRLRKKTWKNPGTVFLDYHVYEEDISISSNWEVFLEVLNEPEKMKSMSQLAVLTRRWSPATMKLGPFQEVILESSSVEELKEKLSEMSNIPLENLEFAKGRGTFPCDISVLEIHQDLDWNPKVSTLNVWPLYICDDGAVVFYRDSTEEPMELSEEERNELMKKESSRLLKTGHRVSYSPRKEKALKIYLDGGPAKDPGQD; this comes from the exons ATGGAAATGGTGCCTAGCGAGGAGAACCAGTTCGTACCCAAAGAG ATCCAAAATGCAGCTGAGGAGCCCAGAGTGCTGTGTATCATTCAGGACATCACCAGTGCGAAGACGGTCAATGAGAGGCTGACCCTCAACCTGCCTGCTTCCACCACCCTCTCCAAACTCTATGAAGATgttgcccacaaagcaggataTGTGAAAGCCACCTTTGACCTTGCCTGGGGAAATACGCAGGATATG GCACCACTGGACCACAGCAGTGAGATGTCCCTCTCAGATTCGGGGTTTGAGCCTGGTGGTAAGAGGAATTTCCTCCAGCTCACCGACAAAGATGGAGAGCAGCCTCAGATTGCATCG GATGAGTCAGGAACAGCAGATAGCAGTGGACTGGATGACAGCTCCCAAGAGAGGTTTATTGGGCCCCTGCCGAGAGACGGCACTGCAGGCTGCAGTGGTGACTACAGCAGTCCATCTTACTCCTACTCGTCCATCCTCAACAAATCTGAAACAG GTTACGTGGGCTTGGTCAACCAAGCTATGACCTGCTATTTGAACAGTCTTCTACAAACACTGTTCATGACGCCAGAGTTCAGAAATGCGCTCTACAA CTGGGAGTTTGAGGAGTCTGAAGAGGATCCAGTCACCAGTATCCCCTACCAGCTGCAAAGGCTGTTTGTTCTGCTGCAGACCAGTAAGAAACGGGCGATCGAGACCACTGATGTGACGCGGAGCTTTGGCTGGGACAGCAGCGAGG CTTGGCAGCAGCATGACGTCCAGGAGCTGTGCAGGGTCATGTTTGATGCCCTGGAGCAAAAGTGGAAGCAGACAGAGCAG GCTGACCTGATCAACCAGCTGTACCAGGGGAAGCTGAAGGATTATGTCCGTTGTCTGGAGTGTGGCTATGAGAGCTGGAGGATTGATACGTACCTGGACATCCCTCTCGTGATCAGACCCTTCGGAGCCAGCCAGGCATACGGCAGTGTG GAAGAGGCTTTGCAGGCATTCATCCAACCAGAAACCCTGGATGGGCCCAATCAGTACTTCTGTGAACGCTGCAAAAAGAAATGTGATGCACGGAAG GGTCTGAGATTTCTGCACTTTCCGTACCTGCTGACACTTCAGCTGAAGCGGTTTGATTTTGACTACACCACTATGCATCGCATCAAGCTTAATGACCGCATGACTTTCCCTGAGGAGCTCGACATGAGTCCATTCATCGATGTAGAGGATGAG AAGTCGCCTCAGACAGAGAGCTGCACTGACAGCGGAGCAGAGAATGAAGGGAGTTGCCACAGCGACCAGATGAGCAACGATTTCTCCACCGATGATTGTGTGGATGAGGGCATCTGCTTGGACAGcaccagcagcacagagagggTGTTGAAGCCAAAG AGTTTGCTGACCTTTGAGCTGTTCTCCGTCATGGTCCATTCTGGGAGCGCTGCGGGTGGCCACTACTACGCCTGCATCAAGTCCTTCAGTGATGGCCAGTGGTACAGTTTCAATGATCAACATGTTAGCAAG ATCACACAAGATGATATCAGGAAGACGTATGGGGGGTCCTCAGGGAGCAGAGGCTATTATTCCAGTGCCTTTGCCAG CTCGACAAATGCATATATGTTGATTTACAGATTGAAAGATCCCTCAAGGAATGCAA AGTATTCAGCTGTGGAAGACTTCCCAGAGCACATAAAGAATCTGGTTCAGAAGGAGAAAGAGTCTGAAGAGCAGGAGAAGCGACAGAGGGAGATTGAGCGCAACACTTGCAAG ATAAAGCTGTTCTGCATGCATCCTGTGAAGATGATGATGGAGAGCAAGCTGGAAGTACACAAGGACAAAACTCTCAGAGAAGCAACAGAGATGGCCTACAAG CTAATGGAGCTGGATGGAGTGGTGTCTCTGGACTGCTGCCGCTTGGTAAAGTATGATGAGTTCCACGAGTACCTGGAGCGCTCCTACGAAGGTGAGGAGGACACGCCGATGGGCCTGCTGCTGGGAGGAGTCAAGTCCTCATATATGTTCGACCTGCTGCTCGAGACCCGCAAACCAGAGCAAGTGTTCCAGCCTTACAAACCTGGAG AGGTAATGGTGAAGGTTCATGTTGTGGATCTGAAGAGCGAGACCATCGCCACTCCAATCAGTGTTCGGGCGTACTTGAACCAGACGATCACTGAATTCAAACAGCTTATTGCACAG GCTACAGGGCTATCTGCAGAAAACATGCGTGTGGTCCTGGAGCGCTGCTACAATGATCTCCGACTCCTGTATGTTCCAAACAAGACACTGAAAGCTGAGGGGTTCTTCAGGAGTAACAAG gtttttatAGAGAGCTCTGAGTCGACAGATCATGAGGTTGCTTTCACTGACTCGCTCTTGTGGAAACTGTTGGATCGTCACGGGAATACGATCCGGCTCTTGGTCTTGCTGCCTGAGCAGTCTCCTGGTACCTTGGCCAACAGGACTCTTTGCCAAAAAGTAGGAGGTGACTCTGATGCGCCCTTTGAGGGTTCAAAGGGTAATAGGAAATCTGTAGAGGCGATCCTGGAGGAGAGCACAGAAAAGTTAAAGAatctgtctctgcagcagcagcagggctcCAGCACCAGTGACAGCCAGAAAAGCTCTGACGCCAGCGACTTTGAACATATCGAATCCCCGACCCAAGAGGCCGACTCAAACTCTTCACTGTGTGTGGCCGCAGACAACAGAGAGTTAGAGAACCGGATCAGGGCCACAGCCGGGGGTAGCAGCGGTGCCTCCTCTGACCCCGAGAACCACTTTGCCTGTGAGGAGCGCTCGGACTCTGAGGTGAACAATGACCGCAGCACAAGCTCAGTGGACAGCGACATCCTGAGCTCCAGCCACAGCAGTGACACGCTGTGCAATGCAGACAGCGGGCCCATACAGCTGGCCAACGGCTTGGACTCGCACAGCATCACAAGTAGCCGTCGCTCCAAAGCCCATGAGGGCAAAAAAGAGACCTGGGACACTGCTGAAGAAGACTCTGGGACAGACAGCGAGTATGACGACAATGGGAAGAGCAAGGCGGAGGCTCAGTACCTGTACTTCAGAACAGAGCCGTGTTCTCAGGATGACTCCTCGTCTGATGCACAAAAAT CTCTAGTGGTTCACGTGGACAAGAGAATAACATTAGCAGCATTTAAGCAGAACCTGGAGCCCTACGTGGGAGTCACTTCCACCCAGTTCAAGGTGTTTCGGGTATACGCCAACAACCAGGAGTTTGAGAGCGTACGGCTCAATGAAACACTGTCGTCATTCTCTGATGACAACAAG ATAACCATTCGACTAGGAAGAGCACTGAAAAAGGGTGAATACAGAGTGAAAGTGTATCAACTATTAGTGAATGAAACAGAG CCCTGCAAGTTCCTCGTGGACACGGTGTTTGCCAAGGCCATGACTGTCAGACAGTCTAAAGAGGAGCTGCTCCCTCAGTTGAAAGAGCAGTGCAAGCTTGACCTAAGCATTGACAG tgttcgTCTCAGGAAAAAGACATGGAAGAACCCAGGCACGGTGTTTCTGGACTACCATGTCTATGAAGAAGACATCAGCATCTCCTCCAACTGGGAAGTCTTCTTGGAAGTTCTTAATG AACCAGAGAAGATGAAGTCCATGTCGCAGCTGGCTGTCCTGACCCGGAGGTGGAGCCCCGCCACGATGAAGCTGGGGCCCTTCCAGGAAGTTATTCTGGAGAGCAGCAGTGTAGAAGAACTCAAGGAGAAG CTTAGTGAAATGAGCAATATTCCTCTGGAAAACCTGGAGTTTGCAAAG GGTAGAGGAACATTTCCTTGTGATATTTCCGTGTTGGAGATTCATCAGGATTTGGACTGGAACCCAAAAGTGTCGACTCTAAATGTGTGGCCTCTGTACATCTGTGACGACGGAGCAGTGGTCTTCTACAG GGACAGCACAGAGGAACCTATGGAGCTGTCAGAGGAGGAGCGCAATGAGCTGATGAAGAAGGAGAGCAGCCGTCTGCTCAAGACTGGACATCGTGTCAGCTACTCACCACGCAAGGAGAAGGCCCTCAAGATCTACCTGGACGGAGGCCCTGCCAAAGACCCGGGGCAGGACTGA